The following proteins come from a genomic window of Natrinema saccharevitans:
- the glmS gene encoding glutamine--fructose-6-phosphate transaminase (isomerizing), translating to MCGIVGYVGAPDGAAAVDIVLDGLSTLEYRGYDSAGLAVPSPSLAVHKAKGELEALEDTVPRGDLAGALTGIGHTRWSTHGEPSDVNAHPHTDEAGRVAVVHNGIIENYQRLRDDLTEAGVAFRSETDTEVVPHLIGRYLDRGAAPEDAFRRSIDQLEGSYAIAAVFDGSETVYAARQDSPLVVGVGETGTYLASDVPAFVRHTDRVCYLENGDFARLTGNKAVITDDDGNPVDRPTETVAWDPEDAEKSGYDHYMLKEIHEQPSALRQCLRGRIDDLEGTVTLEDLDGLAHDGPVQFVACGTSYHAALVGAERLRRTGIPAQVFLASEYATDRVPVGADTLVVGVTQSGETADTLRALREAARAGATTLAVTNTVGSSAARECDHALYIRAGPEIGVAATKTFASQQLALDLLAAALGDGSDRAALKALRDIPGQVQTILETSDARAVAEAFVDADGYFFIGRGYHYPVALEGALKMKEITYRHAEGFAAGELKHGPLALVTENTPVFAVVTGDDEAARKTIGNVKEVEARDAPVVAITDGESDVTRYADHVLEIPAIDELSASVLANVQLQLVAYWVANQLGRSIDKPRNLAKSVTVE from the coding sequence ATGTGCGGGATCGTTGGCTACGTCGGTGCGCCGGATGGGGCCGCTGCCGTCGACATCGTGCTCGACGGCCTGTCGACCCTCGAGTACCGCGGCTACGACTCCGCCGGCCTCGCCGTGCCGTCACCGTCGCTGGCAGTCCACAAGGCAAAGGGCGAACTCGAGGCGCTCGAGGACACGGTTCCTCGTGGCGACCTCGCGGGTGCACTGACGGGAATCGGCCATACTCGCTGGAGTACGCACGGCGAACCGTCGGACGTCAACGCACATCCCCACACCGACGAGGCGGGTCGGGTCGCCGTCGTCCACAACGGCATCATCGAGAACTACCAGCGCCTGCGCGACGATCTCACGGAGGCCGGTGTCGCGTTCCGCAGCGAGACCGACACCGAAGTCGTCCCGCACCTGATCGGCCGGTATCTCGACCGCGGGGCCGCTCCCGAAGACGCGTTCCGCCGGTCGATCGATCAGCTCGAGGGCAGTTACGCAATCGCGGCCGTCTTCGATGGATCCGAGACAGTGTACGCGGCCCGGCAGGACTCCCCGCTCGTCGTCGGCGTCGGCGAGACCGGGACCTACCTCGCGAGCGACGTACCCGCGTTCGTCCGGCACACCGACCGCGTCTGCTATCTCGAAAACGGGGACTTCGCACGGCTGACCGGTAATAAGGCGGTTATCACTGACGACGACGGGAACCCCGTCGATCGACCGACCGAAACCGTAGCGTGGGATCCCGAGGACGCCGAAAAGAGCGGCTACGACCACTACATGCTCAAGGAGATCCACGAGCAGCCGTCGGCCCTCCGTCAGTGTCTCCGCGGCCGCATCGACGACCTCGAGGGGACAGTTACACTAGAGGACCTCGACGGTCTCGCCCACGACGGGCCGGTCCAGTTCGTCGCCTGCGGGACGTCGTACCACGCGGCGCTGGTCGGCGCGGAACGGCTCCGGCGGACCGGCATTCCTGCACAGGTGTTTCTCGCCAGCGAGTACGCGACCGACCGCGTGCCCGTCGGCGCGGACACGCTGGTCGTCGGCGTCACCCAGAGCGGCGAGACCGCCGACACGTTACGCGCGCTTCGGGAGGCCGCTCGCGCTGGGGCGACAACGCTGGCCGTGACCAATACCGTAGGGAGTTCCGCCGCCCGCGAGTGTGATCACGCACTCTACATCCGGGCCGGCCCCGAGATCGGCGTCGCCGCAACGAAGACCTTCGCGAGCCAGCAGCTCGCGCTCGACCTGTTGGCGGCGGCGCTCGGTGACGGCTCGGATCGTGCGGCCCTCAAGGCGCTCCGGGATATCCCCGGCCAGGTTCAGACGATCCTCGAGACGAGCGACGCCAGAGCCGTCGCCGAGGCGTTCGTCGACGCCGACGGCTACTTCTTCATCGGTCGGGGCTACCACTACCCGGTCGCGCTCGAGGGCGCGCTCAAAATGAAAGAGATCACGTATCGGCACGCCGAGGGGTTCGCCGCCGGCGAGCTGAAACACGGCCCGCTCGCGCTCGTGACCGAGAACACGCCGGTGTTCGCCGTCGTCACCGGTGACGACGAGGCCGCCCGGAAGACGATCGGCAACGTGAAAGAAGTCGAAGCTCGCGACGCGCCCGTCGTCGCGATCACTGACGGCGAATCCGACGTGACTCGCTATGCCGACCACGTCCTCGAGATTCCCGCCATTGACGAACTGAGCGCGTCGGTACTTGCGAACGTCCAGCTACAGTTGGTCGCCTACTGGGTCGCGAACCAGTTGGGGCGGTCGATCGACAAACCGCGGAACCTCGCGAAAAGCGTGACTGTCGAATGA
- a CDS encoding oligosaccharide flippase family protein, giving the protein MRRNILQGFLSILGAQVTILLISFLTTPFLVRFLGSSQYGDYAFLLSILSLTMIVANAGIFDGTRKYIAEDREQPNWIEHVFGFYIRMGFGLALAISFIYMALSWGGFSKQLFGEDFTVYFYLLGVLIISRQAYSVVRGGLMGLGLEDRSEPLSVFKKVFFGLVSLSLAYLGYGVAGVLIGHIVASFTIATIAFALLHQKMDSRVVFSRIPSSIPKRELLSFNTLSVVLILLTASLYHVDILLLRSIVGSEETGYYRAALVIAEFLWFVPTSLQMVLLHSTSELWADNKTDQITNIVSRITRYNLSLVILLALGLAALASDIIPLYFGSEFEPAVLPLLLLLPGVLGFALARPIFAVGQGKGDIRILIVATGGSALLNFCLNILLIPRYGTAGAAIATSISYGSMAVFHIFAAQKIGFNPISNLKIKNITSTVVLSGGIIFGISSIINSSFLSLIVVPPIGFAVYVALLIKLMVVSPQEVDEFTQHLPHSVRRYVRHFINIVG; this is encoded by the coding sequence ATGAGAAGAAATATTCTTCAGGGATTTCTCTCCATTCTCGGAGCACAGGTCACTATATTACTCATTAGTTTCCTAACAACACCATTCCTTGTCAGATTTCTTGGAAGTTCACAATATGGAGATTATGCGTTTCTTCTTTCTATTTTAAGTCTTACAATGATTGTCGCTAATGCAGGTATTTTCGATGGGACGCGAAAATATATCGCAGAGGACAGAGAACAACCAAACTGGATTGAACATGTCTTTGGATTCTATATACGTATGGGTTTTGGGTTAGCTTTAGCTATATCGTTCATATACATGGCCCTCTCGTGGGGTGGATTTTCAAAGCAACTGTTTGGCGAAGATTTCACTGTGTATTTTTATCTTCTTGGAGTATTAATTATCAGTCGTCAAGCGTACTCTGTTGTTCGTGGAGGTTTGATGGGTCTAGGACTTGAAGATCGAAGTGAACCACTGAGCGTCTTCAAAAAGGTCTTTTTTGGCCTTGTTAGTCTTTCACTCGCCTATCTTGGTTATGGGGTTGCCGGAGTGCTTATCGGACATATCGTTGCGAGTTTTACTATCGCAACCATAGCATTTGCTCTACTCCATCAAAAAATGGACAGTAGAGTTGTTTTCAGTCGGATTCCGTCTAGCATTCCGAAGCGAGAATTGCTCTCGTTTAATACTCTTAGTGTAGTTTTGATCCTTTTGACTGCATCACTTTATCATGTCGATATTCTTTTATTGAGATCAATTGTTGGGAGTGAGGAAACTGGATACTACCGTGCTGCGCTCGTTATTGCTGAATTTTTGTGGTTTGTTCCAACTTCACTACAGATGGTTCTCTTACACTCCACTTCGGAATTGTGGGCAGATAACAAAACGGATCAAATCACGAATATCGTGTCTAGGATAACACGATATAATCTTTCGCTCGTTATTTTACTTGCACTTGGGCTTGCAGCCCTTGCTAGTGACATTATACCACTGTATTTTGGCTCTGAATTTGAGCCTGCTGTTCTCCCCTTATTATTGCTACTGCCTGGTGTGCTTGGCTTCGCCCTTGCTCGTCCGATATTTGCTGTAGGACAAGGAAAGGGAGATATCCGAATATTAATCGTAGCAACTGGTGGCTCTGCATTGCTCAACTTTTGTCTGAACATTTTGCTCATTCCACGCTATGGCACTGCAGGTGCTGCGATTGCAACAAGTATCAGTTACGGTTCAATGGCAGTGTTCCATATATTCGCAGCACAGAAAATAGGTTTCAATCCAATATCAAACTTAAAAATAAAAAACATCACAAGTACTGTTGTACTATCTGGGGGGATTATTTTTGGCATTTCCTCAATTATAAATTCGTCCTTTCTTTCCCTTATTGTCGTACCACCTATCGGCTTTGCTGTCTACGTAGCTTTGTTAATAAAATTAATGGTAGTATCTCCACAGGAAGTGGATGAATTCACTCAACACCTCCCACATTCGGTGAGGCGTTATGTTAGGCATTTTATTAATATTGTGGGGTGA
- a CDS encoding AbrB/MazE/SpoVT family DNA-binding domain-containing protein, whose product MSVIEDATITSKGQITIPKRIRDRLKLEEGTEVEFVFDDNGGLEFRQKESAMVRIRDVQRTLSSHDVDLEELRRDPRDPAVGNRSGRRPWRSARVAFRSVNLSAEIVRPRLEGRVSHDVHLPPLGRLRRHCRRDDGTPPAPPREDS is encoded by the coding sequence ATGTCCGTGATCGAAGACGCGACGATCACGAGTAAAGGCCAGATCACCATTCCGAAACGGATCCGCGACAGACTCAAACTCGAGGAAGGAACAGAGGTAGAGTTCGTATTCGACGATAATGGCGGACTCGAATTCCGACAGAAAGAATCGGCGATGGTACGGATCCGCGACGTCCAGCGGACGCTCTCGTCGCACGATGTCGACCTTGAGGAGTTGCGTCGGGACCCTCGCGATCCGGCAGTCGGTAATAGATCCGGCCGTCGTCCTTGGCGATCCGCTCGAGTCGCCTTCAGGAGTGTCAACCTGAGCGCCGAGATCGTCCGTCCGCGACTCGAGGGTCGAGTCAGTCACGACGTTCACCTCCCTCCTCTCGGTCGGCTCCGTCGTCACTGTCGTCGCGATGACGGAACGCCTCCAGCGCCGCCTCGAGAAGACTCCTAA
- a CDS encoding glycosyltransferase, whose protein sequence is MSGIVFVTVADLSKTTGSGVATREIIRGISAVSDESLVVLCPEPKEEVPERLKESVDKFVLLPARTNPGSPYWHLKVEFSILRKLWQLLREEDPSLLVTRLSPSTIFPAPLCRIFDISHVLLIRGWVRRFDERGETKFGRLIEQIVKMNVRNSSHVYVAFDELKEWVDSYRDESQSSVKVLPNAVDPNLFSPKPLEESRSEVRINTDKFVIGFVGSLAPRHELSTLFKAAARIDNVYLLIVGDGTLRDNLEQFATDLGITNRVTFTGRVDHENVPKYIAAFDAGYGVVSPGKASNPIKCYEYLSCERPVITSQKEEFEFVREIDAGVVVDSVSVDEVQVAIERLQTQSRDERRDAGRVGRSYVCKNFTWKGMAKGILESVVDKK, encoded by the coding sequence ATGAGTGGCATAGTTTTCGTGACGGTTGCTGATCTCTCAAAAACCACCGGAAGTGGGGTAGCTACACGCGAAATTATTAGAGGTATTAGTGCGGTCTCAGATGAGTCACTTGTTGTTCTCTGTCCTGAGCCTAAAGAAGAGGTTCCGGAGCGACTCAAAGAATCTGTCGACAAATTTGTGCTTTTACCAGCAAGGACGAATCCAGGATCACCATACTGGCATCTTAAAGTAGAATTTAGTATCCTTCGAAAACTCTGGCAACTCCTTCGAGAAGAGGATCCATCCCTTCTGGTGACTCGGTTGTCTCCTTCCACAATTTTCCCAGCACCTTTATGCAGGATATTTGATATTTCTCATGTTCTGCTAATCAGAGGTTGGGTTCGGCGATTCGATGAGCGCGGAGAGACAAAGTTTGGTCGATTAATCGAGCAGATAGTTAAAATGAATGTAAGGAACTCTAGTCATGTATACGTTGCGTTCGACGAACTCAAAGAGTGGGTTGACTCATACCGTGATGAATCACAATCGTCAGTCAAAGTACTGCCAAACGCAGTTGATCCCAATCTATTTTCTCCGAAACCTCTTGAGGAGAGTCGCTCCGAAGTCAGGATCAATACAGACAAGTTCGTTATCGGATTTGTCGGGTCGTTAGCCCCACGGCACGAACTCTCTACGTTGTTTAAGGCGGCTGCACGTATCGATAACGTGTATCTCTTAATCGTCGGCGATGGTACACTCCGAGACAACTTAGAACAGTTTGCAACGGACCTTGGAATAACTAATCGTGTGACGTTTACGGGTAGAGTTGATCATGAAAACGTACCAAAGTATATTGCTGCCTTTGATGCCGGCTATGGTGTTGTTAGTCCGGGTAAAGCATCTAATCCGATCAAGTGCTACGAATATCTCTCTTGTGAGCGGCCAGTGATCACAAGCCAGAAAGAGGAATTTGAGTTTGTAAGGGAGATTGATGCAGGTGTTGTTGTTGATTCAGTGTCTGTTGACGAAGTACAAGTGGCTATTGAACGCCTCCAGACACAATCGAGAGACGAACGGCGTGATGCTGGGCGTGTTGGACGATCTTACGTGTGTAAGAACTTCACTTGGAAAGGAATGGCCAAAGGCATTCTTGAGTCCGTCGTAGATAAAAAGTAG
- a CDS encoding FkbM family methyltransferase, translating to MNPEALLRKVKGIIYSGRTRHIIDRIGLDKLLFNPYWRLVHKFSGDVQSYTINGNRIEFKTETLTEFIRFQNLAGERAILEDFLKSLKPNDVVYDIGANVGTYTCFVSSKVGEKQTVAFEPEPQNVKRLHENLKVNNLNAEIIEVALSNASGTVDFALSGDETGEGEHAMATGQDTETIEVAMESGDSVIEQRELPTPTVLKIDVEGAEMSVLHGLQEAIQEHVRLIYLEVHPEKLPQFGDTVSEVEAFLENSGFDIEQLSERGNEIFIRAIK from the coding sequence GTGAATCCAGAAGCACTATTACGGAAAGTAAAAGGCATAATATATAGCGGTCGTACCCGGCATATAATTGATCGAATTGGTCTTGATAAACTCCTCTTTAATCCATACTGGAGATTGGTCCATAAATTTTCAGGAGATGTGCAATCTTATACGATAAATGGGAATAGAATCGAATTCAAAACGGAAACCCTCACCGAATTCATACGTTTCCAGAATCTTGCTGGCGAACGGGCTATCTTAGAGGATTTCCTTAAATCACTTAAGCCAAATGACGTTGTTTACGATATTGGTGCAAATGTTGGCACCTACACTTGTTTTGTATCTTCAAAGGTGGGTGAGAAACAAACAGTTGCTTTTGAGCCGGAGCCGCAGAACGTAAAACGATTGCATGAAAACCTTAAGGTAAACAATCTTAACGCTGAGATCATTGAGGTTGCGCTTTCAAATGCCAGTGGGACCGTTGATTTTGCACTTTCAGGTGATGAAACTGGCGAGGGTGAACATGCGATGGCTACAGGACAGGATACAGAAACGATTGAAGTCGCGATGGAAAGTGGTGATTCAGTTATTGAACAACGTGAATTACCTACTCCAACGGTTCTAAAAATCGATGTTGAGGGTGCAGAAATGTCGGTCTTACATGGCTTGCAGGAAGCAATTCAAGAACACGTTCGGCTAATCTATCTCGAAGTACATCCAGAGAAGCTACCGCAATTCGGAGATACAGTATCTGAAGTGGAAGCATTTCTTGAAAATTCAGGATTTGACATAGAACAGCTCTCGGAGCGCGGTAATGAAATCTTTATTCGAGCAATCAAATAA
- a CDS encoding MFS transporter → MPTDDDADHLGDATASFLADHEDGEGALEAALAVDADHETWTFDDVDLDSGTFGELVSRGIVETVDDEYRVADADVVGAVLTGDELESAAGDDGVTVDLGLEQFRNAVDPRALAALLGALLVVAAARMTAYRSVFQQGYVVSPGNDPYYFRYWMERLVAETSGPTEYGILVDPPHSVAIKRPFAHATNWFVAELLGGGQGAADTVAAWLPVVASVALGLVIYKITVLLTRDVRVGISSVLVFAVTPIHAVYTGLGFIDHQLHQYFWLGITLLTLTWLAVDLQRRLEAGAEPQASVRAQLRTPLTWVVALVFGCSVAAGIHAWGGSPLLLLPLAGYVALRVAMDARANVSPVLANLPLLAGLALGSWLSLALHHRWGWHAEFVATTPALVLGGAIAVVAVGELWRRVDFHYGGLLALEALVGAGGLYAFKRLQPEEWAEAMTRVDDLFFREGATETASLFATEYFVIFGPMYQLGMGFYLALAVLGWVAWFVSRRYEPGWLLVGTYTGYLLVLAGIQVRFAGQLAIPLAVLTGLGVVQLLAVVDLARTPVPFRGSDGSDAGARARGPVAADGGERTDGESERSERDPHRNALRSEDGGRSIDTSITLPDGRRIGYLCGIGLLVFGLSLIYVPGLTADVTHGEAKIDAVSAIDDHAETANRSYPENYVLSEWGDNRMYNHFVNGESRNYGYARGNYGEFRASSDPDSRYEQFDGRVGYVVITDVDSEAPAESAQMQLLEEHGAGGESTDGLAHYQALAVDDEAAAFAVVPGATLEMPGELESNVTASTTVSVSGDSFTYERSVAVGDDGQAAVTVPYAGEYSVGNRTATVTEDDVLNGSTVALE, encoded by the coding sequence ATGCCTACTGACGACGACGCGGACCACCTCGGGGACGCGACCGCGTCGTTTCTCGCGGATCATGAGGATGGCGAGGGTGCACTCGAGGCCGCCCTCGCGGTCGACGCCGACCACGAGACGTGGACGTTCGACGATGTGGATCTAGACTCCGGCACGTTCGGCGAACTCGTCTCTCGCGGGATCGTCGAAACGGTCGACGACGAGTATCGGGTTGCGGACGCCGACGTCGTCGGGGCGGTCCTGACGGGTGACGAACTCGAGTCGGCGGCGGGAGACGACGGGGTCACGGTCGACCTCGGCCTCGAGCAGTTCCGGAACGCCGTCGATCCGCGGGCGCTGGCGGCGCTGCTGGGGGCCCTACTGGTTGTCGCAGCGGCCCGGATGACGGCCTATCGGTCGGTGTTCCAGCAGGGGTACGTGGTGTCGCCGGGGAACGACCCGTACTACTTCCGGTACTGGATGGAGCGACTCGTGGCGGAGACCTCGGGGCCGACGGAGTACGGGATACTGGTGGATCCCCCTCACAGCGTCGCAATAAAGCGACCGTTCGCCCACGCGACGAACTGGTTCGTCGCCGAGTTACTCGGCGGTGGACAGGGGGCAGCCGACACCGTCGCGGCCTGGCTCCCCGTCGTCGCGTCCGTCGCGCTCGGGCTCGTTATCTACAAGATCACTGTTCTGCTGACTCGAGACGTTCGCGTCGGGATCTCCTCGGTCCTCGTCTTCGCCGTGACGCCGATCCACGCGGTCTACACGGGGTTGGGGTTCATCGACCACCAGCTCCACCAGTACTTCTGGCTCGGCATCACGCTGCTGACGCTGACGTGGCTCGCCGTCGACCTTCAGCGGCGGCTCGAGGCCGGAGCCGAGCCGCAGGCGAGCGTGCGGGCACAGCTTCGAACGCCGCTGACGTGGGTCGTCGCGCTCGTCTTCGGCTGCTCGGTCGCGGCTGGAATCCACGCCTGGGGCGGCTCGCCGTTACTGCTGCTCCCGCTCGCGGGCTACGTCGCGTTGCGGGTCGCGATGGACGCTCGAGCGAACGTTTCGCCCGTCCTCGCGAACCTGCCGTTACTCGCGGGGCTCGCGCTCGGGAGCTGGCTCTCGCTGGCGCTGCATCACCGCTGGGGCTGGCACGCGGAGTTCGTCGCGACCACGCCGGCGCTGGTGCTCGGTGGTGCGATCGCCGTCGTCGCGGTCGGCGAGCTGTGGCGGCGCGTCGATTTTCATTACGGCGGGTTGCTCGCGCTCGAGGCTCTCGTCGGAGCCGGTGGTCTCTACGCGTTCAAGCGACTACAGCCCGAGGAGTGGGCGGAAGCGATGACGCGCGTCGACGATCTGTTCTTTCGCGAGGGGGCGACCGAGACGGCGTCGCTGTTTGCGACGGAGTATTTCGTGATCTTCGGGCCGATGTACCAGCTCGGGATGGGGTTTTACCTCGCGCTCGCGGTGTTGGGCTGGGTCGCGTGGTTCGTCTCTCGGCGGTACGAGCCCGGCTGGTTGCTCGTCGGGACGTACACGGGGTATCTGCTCGTACTGGCGGGGATTCAGGTCCGCTTCGCCGGGCAGCTGGCGATCCCGCTGGCCGTACTGACGGGGCTCGGCGTCGTCCAGTTGCTCGCCGTCGTCGATCTGGCACGGACGCCGGTCCCGTTCCGCGGCTCGGACGGATCGGACGCCGGGGCTCGAGCTCGTGGGCCAGTCGCTGCCGACGGTGGTGAACGAACCGACGGTGAGAGCGAGCGAAGCGAGCGCGATCCGCATCGGAACGCTTTGCGTTCCGAGGACGGCGGGCGATCGATCGACACCTCGATCACGCTGCCGGACGGTCGGCGGATCGGCTACCTGTGCGGGATCGGGCTGCTCGTGTTCGGGCTGAGCCTGATCTACGTGCCCGGCCTGACGGCGGACGTGACACACGGTGAGGCGAAGATCGACGCGGTCAGCGCGATCGACGACCACGCCGAGACGGCGAACCGGTCCTACCCCGAAAACTACGTGTTGAGCGAATGGGGCGACAACCGTATGTACAACCACTTCGTGAACGGCGAGTCACGGAATTACGGGTATGCACGGGGTAATTACGGAGAGTTCCGGGCTAGTTCGGATCCAGATAGCCGGTACGAACAGTTCGACGGCCGGGTCGGCTACGTCGTGATCACCGACGTCGACAGCGAAGCACCGGCCGAGAGCGCGCAGATGCAGTTGCTCGAGGAGCACGGCGCGGGCGGTGAAAGCACTGACGGGTTGGCTCACTACCAGGCCCTGGCCGTCGACGACGAGGCTGCGGCGTTCGCCGTGGTTCCGGGGGCGACGCTCGAGATGCCCGGTGAGCTGGAATCGAACGTGACCGCGAGTACGACGGTCTCCGTGTCGGGCGACTCGTTCACCTACGAGCGATCAGTTGCCGTTGGAGACGATGGGCAGGCAGCAGTGACGGTTCCGTATGCCGGCGAGTACAGCGTCGGTAATCGAACGGCGACCGTCACTGAGGACGACGTACTGAACGGGAGCACTGTCGCACTCGAGTGA
- a CDS encoding undecaprenyl-diphosphate phosphatase — MSRIELLVAILAGIVQGIVEWLPVSSQGNLALFLTVVGTDPGVAVQLALFMQVGTTLSAATYYRAEIAAAVRAVPSWRPDAAYDGANAIPSYIVVATAMTGLVGIPLYVFAVDLAGRLTGGVFIAAIGVLLVLTGVLQLVSESVSMGIRDAPTLSDSVLVGAVQGVAILPGISRSGVTTSALLFRSYDPPAAFRLSFLLSIPASLGAAALTMAGAGGLPGIEPVPALAALGVSAVVGYLTIDALMRIVDRVPFWLVCFGLGGLAIVGGGVVAVVV; from the coding sequence GTGAGCCGTATCGAGTTGCTCGTTGCGATCCTCGCCGGGATCGTCCAAGGAATCGTCGAGTGGTTACCCGTCTCGAGCCAGGGAAATCTCGCTCTGTTTCTGACGGTCGTGGGGACTGATCCCGGAGTTGCGGTCCAGTTAGCGCTGTTCATGCAGGTCGGGACGACGCTGTCGGCCGCGACGTACTACCGCGCGGAAATCGCGGCGGCCGTCAGGGCGGTCCCCAGCTGGCGGCCCGACGCCGCCTACGACGGGGCGAATGCGATCCCGTCGTACATCGTCGTCGCGACGGCGATGACCGGCCTCGTCGGGATTCCCCTCTACGTCTTCGCGGTCGATCTCGCCGGTCGGCTCACCGGCGGCGTCTTCATCGCCGCGATCGGCGTCCTGCTGGTACTGACCGGCGTCCTCCAACTGGTGTCGGAGTCCGTCTCGATGGGTATCCGCGACGCGCCGACCCTCTCGGACTCGGTGCTCGTCGGGGCCGTGCAGGGCGTCGCGATCCTCCCCGGGATCTCGCGGTCGGGCGTGACGACGAGCGCATTGCTCTTTCGGAGTTACGATCCACCGGCCGCGTTCCGCCTGTCGTTTCTGCTGTCGATCCCCGCCAGCCTGGGGGCGGCCGCGCTCACCATGGCGGGTGCCGGCGGCCTGCCGGGCATCGAACCGGTCCCGGCGCTGGCGGCTCTCGGAGTGAGCGCCGTCGTCGGCTACCTGACGATCGACGCGCTCATGCGGATCGTCGATCGCGTCCCGTTCTGGCTCGTCTGTTTCGGTCTCGGCGGGCTGGCGATCGTCGGCGGGGGCGTCGTCGCCGTCGTCGTGTGA
- a CDS encoding HVO_A0556 family zinc finger protein, whose protein sequence is MQLTNDETGTYPVLEALEGERCSFCDRGRLVRGSYKGNAAVICDTCETPGAQLW, encoded by the coding sequence ATGCAACTGACGAACGATGAGACGGGCACCTACCCGGTCCTGGAGGCCCTCGAAGGGGAACGCTGCTCGTTCTGTGACCGAGGCCGACTCGTGCGAGGGAGCTACAAGGGAAACGCGGCCGTGATCTGTGACACGTGCGAGACGCCGGGCGCGCAACTCTGGTAG
- a CDS encoding sugar phosphate nucleotidyltransferase, with the protein MSIRSAVVLAAGEGKRLRPLTTHRPKPMLPAATKPILEHVFDALVDAGITEITVVVGYGRTHVQSHFGSTYRDASLDYVIQDKQLGSGHALLAAESEVSEPRLVVNGDQLVAQRIITDVREAHVGTDAIATLGLIRDAAVEEYGGVILDDDGQIAEVVERPRDDRSYHLNAGVYAFEPALFEYLRGPEPHLNEYSLVDGLANAIAADESVRGIPSDGIWIDATYPWDLLDVTATLLESNDGVESRVSPDAQVHESATLLEPVVIGPDCVVGPGAVVGPTVALGENATIGANAVVENSVVDADARVGANATLVDCVTGRRVRIGAGSTVVGGPGDVRVGSTIYEDAPLGAVIADRVHDDGGVTYAPGTIIGPNADLTAGTRVAGVIDGGAEVQ; encoded by the coding sequence ATGAGTATCCGTTCTGCAGTGGTTCTCGCCGCAGGGGAGGGGAAACGGCTGCGGCCGCTGACGACACATCGGCCGAAGCCGATGCTCCCTGCGGCGACCAAACCGATCCTCGAGCACGTCTTCGACGCGCTCGTCGACGCCGGGATCACGGAGATCACCGTCGTCGTCGGGTACGGCAGGACACACGTGCAATCTCATTTCGGGTCGACGTACCGAGACGCGTCGCTCGACTACGTGATTCAGGACAAGCAACTCGGCAGCGGTCACGCCCTGCTAGCCGCTGAATCCGAGGTGTCGGAACCTCGTCTCGTCGTCAACGGTGATCAGCTCGTTGCCCAGCGGATCATCACGGACGTTCGCGAAGCACACGTCGGGACCGACGCGATCGCGACGCTCGGACTCATTCGAGACGCGGCCGTCGAGGAGTACGGCGGGGTGATCCTCGACGACGACGGCCAGATCGCGGAGGTCGTCGAACGGCCCCGCGACGATCGCAGCTATCACCTCAATGCTGGGGTCTACGCGTTCGAGCCGGCCCTGTTCGAGTACCTCCGCGGCCCGGAACCGCACCTGAACGAGTACTCGCTTGTCGATGGACTCGCGAATGCGATCGCCGCCGACGAGTCCGTCCGCGGTATCCCGTCCGACGGGATCTGGATCGACGCCACGTATCCGTGGGATCTCCTCGACGTGACGGCGACGCTCCTCGAGAGCAACGACGGCGTCGAGAGTCGAGTCTCGCCCGACGCGCAGGTCCACGAGTCGGCGACACTCCTCGAGCCGGTCGTGATCGGGCCCGACTGTGTCGTCGGGCCCGGTGCCGTCGTCGGGCCGACCGTCGCTCTCGGCGAAAACGCGACGATCGGAGCCAATGCCGTCGTCGAGAACAGCGTCGTCGACGCCGATGCCCGCGTCGGTGCGAACGCGACGCTCGTCGACTGTGTCACCGGGCGGCGCGTCCGGATCGGCGCCGGTTCGACCGTCGTCGGTGGACCCGGCGACGTTCGCGTGGGAAGCACTATCTACGAGGACGCACCGCTGGGTGCCGTGATCGCCGACCGGGTTCACGACGACGGTGGCGTCACCTACGCGCCGGGGACGATCATCGGTCCCAATGCGGACCTCACGGCTGGAACGCGCGTGGCAGGCGTGATCGACGGTGGGGCGGAGGTGCAGTGA